The Halichoerus grypus chromosome 15, mHalGry1.hap1.1, whole genome shotgun sequence genome includes a window with the following:
- the CMTM2 gene encoding CKLF-like MARVEL transmembrane domain-containing protein 2 isoform X1 yields MADKGKKGKAAAAAAPPPAAAPPPPPPPRPSDPKPQDKKDQEPKKKEKSVQPKDEVGTRKGCRRYKWELKDSNKEFWVMGHAEVKILSLQGCLIAALVMFTGTTVHPLLTLIITMELSVFCFFFIIYTFAINRYMPFILWPISDLLNDLFAFIFLVGAVVIAVRSRQTMPMHYFIAVILIGVAGLFALIDICLQRKHFKGKRVRRNALIPPAGKEQKFDKPKEGPKPPENVPEKAPEKAGEKPKDKGKGGKK; encoded by the exons ATGGCTGACAAAGGCAAAAAGGGCAaagcggcggccgcggcggccccgccccccgcagctgcgcccccgcccccgccccctccgcggCCGTCGGACCCCAAACCCCAAGACAAGAAAGACCAGGAgcccaagaaaaaggaaaagtcagtGCAGCCCAAGGATGAAGTAGGCACGAGGAAGGGGTGTCGCCGCTACAAGTGGGAACTCAAGGACAGCAATAAAGAGTTTTGGGTTATGGGGCACGCTGAGGTCAAGATCCTGAGCTTG CAGGGCTGCCTAATAGCTGCACTGGTAATGTTCACGGGGACCACCGTGCACCCTCTCCTGACACTCATCATCACCATGGAGTTGTCcgtcttctgcttcttcttcatTATCTACACCTTCGCCATCAACAGATACATGCCCTTCATCCTGTGGCCTATTTCT GACCTTCTCAATGACCTGTTCGCCTTCATCTTCCTTGTGGGGGCTGTAGTCATAGCTGTGAGAAGCCGACAGACCATGCCCATGCACTACTTCATTGCTGTG atcCTTATTGGCGTGGCTGGACTTTTCGCCTTAATCGATATATgtcttcaaagaaaacatttcaaaggcAAGAGAGTCAGAAGGAATGCGCTGATTCCCCCTGCAGGAAAGGAGCAAAAGTTTGACAAGCCAAAGGAAGGACCAAAGCCACCAGAAAATGTACCAGAaaaggcaccagaaaaggcaggagaaaagCCCAAGGATAAAGGAAAGGGAGGCAAGAAATGA
- the CMTM2 gene encoding CKLF-like MARVEL transmembrane domain-containing protein 2 isoform X2 yields MADKGKKGKAAAAAAPPPAAAPPPPPPPRPSDPKPQDKKDQEPKKKEKSVQPKDEVGTRKGCRRYKWELKDSNKEFWVMGHAEVKILSLGCLIAALVMFTGTTVHPLLTLIITMELSVFCFFFIIYTFAINRYMPFILWPISDLLNDLFAFIFLVGAVVIAVRSRQTMPMHYFIAVILIGVAGLFALIDICLQRKHFKGKRVRRNALIPPAGKEQKFDKPKEGPKPPENVPEKAPEKAGEKPKDKGKGGKK; encoded by the exons ATGGCTGACAAAGGCAAAAAGGGCAaagcggcggccgcggcggccccgccccccgcagctgcgcccccgcccccgccccctccgcggCCGTCGGACCCCAAACCCCAAGACAAGAAAGACCAGGAgcccaagaaaaaggaaaagtcagtGCAGCCCAAGGATGAAGTAGGCACGAGGAAGGGGTGTCGCCGCTACAAGTGGGAACTCAAGGACAGCAATAAAGAGTTTTGGGTTATGGGGCACGCTGAGGTCAAGATCCTGAGCTTG GGCTGCCTAATAGCTGCACTGGTAATGTTCACGGGGACCACCGTGCACCCTCTCCTGACACTCATCATCACCATGGAGTTGTCcgtcttctgcttcttcttcatTATCTACACCTTCGCCATCAACAGATACATGCCCTTCATCCTGTGGCCTATTTCT GACCTTCTCAATGACCTGTTCGCCTTCATCTTCCTTGTGGGGGCTGTAGTCATAGCTGTGAGAAGCCGACAGACCATGCCCATGCACTACTTCATTGCTGTG atcCTTATTGGCGTGGCTGGACTTTTCGCCTTAATCGATATATgtcttcaaagaaaacatttcaaaggcAAGAGAGTCAGAAGGAATGCGCTGATTCCCCCTGCAGGAAAGGAGCAAAAGTTTGACAAGCCAAAGGAAGGACCAAAGCCACCAGAAAATGTACCAGAaaaggcaccagaaaaggcaggagaaaagCCCAAGGATAAAGGAAAGGGAGGCAAGAAATGA
- the LOC144378705 gene encoding uncharacterized protein LOC144378705 — MDAKTTRTPTGSMEQQQRPARPGAAAAPGTPSRSAPVRPGAAAAPGTPSRSGPAAQPRNVAPSAPQGATSRTPTQAPKSESEKAAIQKRAEGRALVPLQFRDSFKHFFFSPTGMLKIFRLDLVNSFITAVFLLIVAILAMQEMERRHLFYVGGTQCLTAAIVCILDGIMVTKKIRDKMRRMLGLEYENSSSLLLEPKKSGPTPAPGKAGTPGSSKPPVAAPAKAPTQAPTSAARRTSPQGSSNASSKTSTTPSSRASSRTGAAVPRPSR; from the exons ATGGATGCCAAAACCACCAGGACCCCCACAGGGAGCATGGAACAGCAGCAGCGTCCCGCACGCCCAGGGGCTGCCGCAGCTCCGGGGACACCCTCACGCTCAGCTCCCGTACGCCCAGGGGCTGCCGCAGCTCCGGGGACACCCTCACGCTCAGGGCCGGCCGCGCAACCCAGGAACGTAGCACCCAGTGCGCCGCAAGGTGCAACCTCAAGGacacccacccaggcgcccaagagcgAATCGGAGAAGGCCGCCATCCAAAAGCGTGCTGAAGGACGGGCCCTAGTCCCGCTCCAATTCAGGGACAGCTTCAAGCATTTTTTCTTCTCGCCCACGGGAATGTTGAAGATCTTCAGGCTG GATCTTGTCAACAGTTTTATTACAGCTGTGTTCCTTTTAATAGTTGCCATCTTGGCGAtgcaagaaatggaaagaaggcaCTTATTCTATGTTGGAGGG ACCCAGTGTCTCACAGCGGCAATCGTGTGTATCCTGGATGGGATTATGGTCACCAAGAAGATAAGggataaaatgagaagaatgctGGGACTCGAATACGAAAAcagctcctccctgctcctggaaCCCAAGAAGTCAGGACCCACGCCGGCGCCCGGGAAAGCGGGCACGCCGGGATCCTCGAAACCACCCGTGGCGGCACCTGCGAAAGCACCCACACAGGCCCCCACCTCGGCTGCCAGGCGCACCTCCCCCCAGGGATCCTCGAACGCATCCTCGAAGACATCCACGACGCCATCCTCACGGGCATCCTCGCGGACAGGAGCGGCTGTGCCTCGTCCCTCCCGCTAA